The following coding sequences are from one Geothrix sp. window:
- a CDS encoding OmpA family protein: protein MRTAVSTLMLALAANLSAAGPVAPAQEFNWVQGQLAYLSQQNSACMKDSPGFGLGGGQWFMPRWGWEATFLHGRLEPTSRLWKANEDHLDATALFRPLLDTGRWIPFLRAGVGASRLQNPLSLSGATTTRLNLLAAAGTQVILSPRALGTLELRTTTVESSTRRQELAALVGLGYRWGGKAPAAPAPVVAPAPESKPTPAPVPPPTAPEPVVVPPPAPAPAPAAPPPPPVPEPVPAPLPVKFVLGDAVLHFANNGSELSPEGMEAVQAVARQLQAYPGAYTLMVSGHTSSLGGNAHNQALSKRRAEAVARLLAGAGIPADRIFTVGRGPDVPIADNKTREGQSRNRRVEIDVKTTEAVERVHKATGIVDLPVQPKAPAKAGKARPKPQPKH from the coding sequence ATGCGCACTGCCGTCTCGACGCTGATGCTTGCCCTTGCCGCCAACCTAAGCGCTGCCGGCCCAGTCGCGCCCGCCCAGGAGTTCAACTGGGTCCAGGGCCAGCTGGCCTACCTGTCCCAGCAGAACTCCGCCTGCATGAAGGACTCCCCGGGCTTCGGCCTGGGGGGCGGCCAGTGGTTCATGCCCCGGTGGGGCTGGGAGGCCACCTTCCTCCACGGTCGCCTCGAGCCGACCAGCCGGCTCTGGAAGGCCAATGAGGATCACCTTGATGCCACGGCGCTGTTCCGTCCCCTGCTGGATACGGGGCGGTGGATCCCCTTCCTGCGGGCCGGCGTCGGGGCCTCCCGGCTGCAGAATCCGCTATCCCTGAGCGGGGCCACCACCACCCGCCTGAACCTCCTTGCCGCGGCGGGCACCCAGGTGATCCTCAGCCCGCGGGCCCTGGGCACCCTGGAACTGCGCACCACCACGGTGGAAAGCTCCACCCGGAGACAGGAACTCGCCGCGCTGGTCGGGCTGGGCTACCGTTGGGGCGGCAAGGCTCCGGCTGCTCCGGCACCGGTGGTTGCTCCCGCTCCCGAATCAAAGCCGACGCCTGCGCCGGTTCCGCCGCCCACCGCTCCCGAGCCGGTGGTCGTGCCGCCCCCTGCACCCGCACCGGCACCCGCTGCTCCTCCTCCGCCCCCGGTCCCTGAACCAGTGCCAGCTCCTCTGCCCGTCAAGTTCGTTCTCGGGGATGCCGTCCTGCATTTCGCCAACAACGGCTCGGAGTTGAGTCCGGAGGGCATGGAAGCCGTCCAGGCGGTCGCCCGGCAGCTGCAGGCCTACCCCGGTGCCTACACCCTGATGGTCAGTGGCCACACCTCCAGCCTGGGCGGCAACGCCCACAACCAGGCGCTGAGCAAGCGCCGCGCCGAGGCCGTGGCCAGGCTCCTGGCCGGGGCCGGCATTCCCGCGGATCGCATCTTCACCGTGGGGCGCGGGCCGGATGTCCCCATCGCCGACAACAAGACCCGGGAAGGCCAGAGCCGGAACCGCCGCGTGGAGATCGACGTCAAGACCACCGAGGCCGTGGAGAGGGTCCACAAGGCCACCGGCA